GACCTCTCCGTAAATTCATTTACTGGGTCTCTACCTAAAAAGATTCTAAAAGGTTTCAAAGCTATGATGAACATGGATGCACACAAATCAGGACCGGAATATATGGGAGCCTATTACTATGGAAACTTTACAACTCACTATTACGAATCAGTAACATTAGTGATGAAAAATCAAGAGACTGAATTCAAAAAGATCTTGACAATTTTCACAATAATCGATTTGTCAAGGAACAAGTTTGAGGGAGAAATCCCAAAATTCATTGGGAACTTGAATTCACTCCGGCTGCTGAATTTATCTCGTAACAACCTCACAGGGCACATTCCTGTTGGAATGAGGAACATGAGCACTCTTGAAGCTTTGGACCTTTCATTTAACCGGCTTACTGGCAAAATTCCAATGGAATTGGCAAGTCTAACatttcttgtggtcctaaatCTGTCATACAACCATCTCGTCGGACCTATTCCTCATAGTAACCAGTTCAATACGTTTCCAAATGATTCTTATTTTGGAAACTCGGATTTGTGTGGATTTCCATTGTCAAATGAATGTGGGCAGCGTAAGAGTGCATCAGTACCAGTATTGTCGGTTGAACAAGAAGTCGATGAGGCAAGTTTTCTTAGTGAAATGACTTGGCAATCCGTCTTAATTGGGTATGGCTGTGGCTTGGTTTTTGGATTTACCATACTGTATCTCATATACAAATTTGAAAAGCCGAGATGGTTCATAGACCTCTTTGCAACTATCACTCATGAAATGACATATAGAGCAAAGAGGAGAAGTCAAAGGCACAGGAACTTTCGCAGAACAAGACAGTGAAATCTATGAGGTAATAAATCAATAGTCGCCTTATTGTTCTTAATTCAGTCTTTTCAGAATTAAAAGTGTGTACATTTTATTAGCATCACTTATCTATGCTTTTCCTCTCGGGTGTTATAAAAACAATAACATAAGCCATCAATGGGAATAGGAAACTTAGTAAAAGTTTATTGAAGAACCTCCCTATAAAGAAATAACAAAATGTTTTAGTTCACTGAAGAATTTCTTAGTAATAAAAGTACATATTTAGTATCTTgattttatttcaaatttttttacCTTAGATATTCAAAAGTGTAAAACTTTGTTTTATTTCCCAATAAAAAATCATATCCTATTGTAATTCATCATTTATTATTGCTTTTCAGATTGAAATCAGCAAGTATGAAACAAGGGAGATCAGAGAGCCACTAGTGACTGCTTGTTAATGCAGATTATCGTTATCATCATGTTCATTAATAGTACCTATTTATGTATTTATCTCGCCTCTGGCAAGACATATAATTGTATAAGCAACTTCTTATTATACAGTTCTAAATAAATTTGACAATCGTGTTTTTCGTCCAACTTCTGATGAGAAATCGTTTGCTTCTTTTATAAGTCGTTTAACCACTTTTAATTTTTATGAAGAAAGATTAAATAACTTTGTGATCTTTGTGAATAGATTCATAACTTTCACTCTCCATTGCAAGTCTAGCTTCTGTTAATCAGACCTTCAAGAACATATACAAACTACCAATAGTATGGTAATCCAATAAGTCCAACAAAACAAAACTAAAAGGTAGAATTCGAAATTGAATGAAGTGCAGAATCTAACATCTTTCAAAATGGAACTCAATACTTTACTTGATATTGATTCTGTTCATCGGAAGTTAAAGAATTTGAGAAAGGACATCTAAAGATGAGGTTACAAAATAAAGAAAGTCTATTATTGAAAGAAATATTGATGTCAGCTTTCTTGCTGAGAGATAGGAAGGCTTGGACAGATTCTGCTTGCTGAGAGATAGGAAGGCTTGGAACAGATTCCGAAAGATACCGCATCATCTACACCTCAAAGTGTTCGTTGCTGTTTTCTCTAGGCACCTCCATGGACCACGATACaacataacaaaataaaaatttaaaaagaaataaatatGTATTATTTAAAAAGTAAAGAGTACTATTGAGCAAAGCTTTCTGTGTGCATGCATAAATATATACTAGATGGCCTGAGCCCTGTGCATCATCTTCACTTTTACTTTTGCTTATTTTAAGTGGACATAGTTGGGATAAACGTTTCAATGGTGACAAACCAACAATAGTGCAATATAAATACAAATACAGGATGTAATTTTTATTTGATTCCCGGATAGCCTTGTCTTGCTTACAACTGTAAGTTGCCATCACTCGTCCAAGTAATGATTGTTGGAATGAAACATTACTTTGGCACAACTGCAAACTAAAACAACGCCTAAAGAACCATGATTTGTGGCTATAGAAGTCCACATTGCACATTACAAAGACAACCTAAAAGGTTTGAGTTAACCAAACAATGTAAAAGTATTTTTGTACCAAACTATCCGGTGCGAAAACACACTCCAATCTAGTCCTCCTTTTGCTTATTGACTCGAAGAATAAAACAGTTGTTAAATGAAGTTTTTTTCATCTCAACCTGAATTGTATGATTCACACTTGCATAATTTTCTTCGACTTCCTTACGTATTGAAGCGCAATTGACGGGCATGCACATATATGAATCCTTCCACATAGGCACTTGATCTATCAAGATCTGGCCATCAAGCTAATGCAATCCCCATGTTTTTTTCGGACTTGACATTGACTGTGTTTTGTGAAGGCCACATCAATAGTACCAGGATTCACCTAGAATCACAGACGTAATACGACGATATGAGATAAAACAGTCGCATTAACTGAAAACCCAAAAATAGAATGTTAGAATATAGCTTTCTGGATGACCGGTTGCTTACACATTTGTGAATAAAAAGAATGTTATCTTATTTTGCTTCTTGATGGTATGTTAATGTGTTTAaggctttttatttttttgtcttcGATTTCAGTCTTGAAGAACTTAATAATTGAACATAAAATTAGAAGGAAAATGCTACTGCTTAAAACAAAGAAGAAAATTATCATATAAACAATGGAAGTATGTAGCTAGTTTAAAAGAATTACATACCTGCTGAGAATGGACCAACAATTCTAACTTCTACAATATGATTTACCAGCACAATCATGCAGCTCAAACTCTTTAAGTTGATCATGAATATATTCACTTTGTAGATCTTCTGCTGATCTGCATTCAATTCTCCTTCAGGTAACTGCAAGAAAATTAAGAGTTCTGCTTCTTCACAGTCCAAATCAACTAACACATGTCCACCCATATCAGTTACTAAGCATGCTTATAATATTTAACATTATTTATGTTATGATACAACAAATAGAAACAATAATCtttcaaaatgaaataatgacaGCTGGTTAGAAACAATAATCtttcaaaatgaaataatgacaGCTGGTGAGGAAGGCGCTACAACATTCAACACGAAAACAATAATATGTCAAACTGAAATAATGACAGTTAATGAGGAAAGCGGCACAACATCCAACATGAAAGGGCAATTATTGATACATTCACCATGACTTGCACACCTGGACCAAAAGATCATCCGGCAAATTGCAAGATGCCAATTTGGTAGGTGAACAACTGGAACAAAAAATTAGGAAACAAATTTgacaaggtagtatgagtgcacTTACATAGCAAATTTGGTAAAAGGTGGCTTCCcatgataatatttataaaaatcCAATAGAGCTACAAACTTGATGACAATCCGTCTCCCTCCATCTCAAAACATCTTCAGCCTGAGATCATAAGTTAATTTCTATTGAAAACTCTTTAGGAGACACATCGACAACAAAAAGAACAAAAAGTACCCGCTTATTAGCactgttgtcaaaggcgcgcttaagcctTGAAGGGaagctcaaaacatgttgagcgctttgcctcgctttatgtgcgcttcaatGTCGttatcaaggctctaagacatactttctGCAAATAAACCACGCAATAGCTCCTGAAGAATGATTATATGTCACTATAATTGGTCAATTTCCTATAAATTTGGTGAAGAATGATCAAAAATGTTGCCTTCATAACTCTAATAAGAAATGTAGACACAATCCAAATAACTTTTGCATAGTCTTGCTTGTTGGATGGAAAGCTGATCAGTATTTATCAAAGCACAGGAAACTTTCACGTTATTTATTATGAGAATGCATGCCTTGACAGCCACTTATCTTCACTTAAAATATAGATGACATTTAATATAATTACCTTTGTTCCATGAGCACAACGATCACAAAAAAATGTTTATACAAGCCGGAAAAAAAAGAAGCCAAAAGTGAGCTCGAGAAGTGGCTTGCTTGACCTGCAATTATTTTTACACAAACAAGACAATGAATTAGGCCACTGAATAttgaccgggggggggggggggggggggggggagtcatCTATCAACCTGGagtaacctgagatatgtaaaTACATAATTGAAACAATTCTATCTTGATTCTGTTTCTGGGCTCCCTAATGTATCATGCCGACAACTGGTGAGAGAACATGGTTGTCCAAAGTGGACGCTTACATTCTCTTTTGCCTACCTTTTCCCCTTCCACTTACCAATTTAATACTAACTTTCTTTCTCAGTCACAGGATTTATGAGATGTTGTACTTATGCCTACACAGCTCGATTAAGCGCATATAATTTTTTCTGTGATTATAAGACATATTATAAGAAAATGCTGGAGGCATTATTTGGAATATGCACCAAACAGGTAAAGGCTTCTATAAACTTCACTTTTTAAACTCTGAGTCTTAATTAGGACCTGCTAAGGTATACGGTTCATCATCAATAAGAAATCTAATCACATATTACATATATCTACAATAAACAGAAGTTTTATAATGAAAGTAACAGTAGTAAATATTAACATATACCTGAAAAATTAGCCTGATCATTAAGTAGAACAAGCCGCCTGGGAAAGAAGGAGCCTTTGTTGACCAGCACCTCATTCTAATATATAGTTGAATATCTGAGATTGATGTCTTAGTAATAATAAAGCAACATTTCCAAACAAACAATTATAATTAGGCAAGcaacaagctgcaaaagaattcccATGATTACCTCTCTGGGTAACAACTAACGAAGTGCAAATAACTTGAATCAAACAACTATTTAGGAAAAAATTAGTCTCTTGTAAGAAGTTGATATGAGATGTTGGCTTATAGTTGAAGATAGCTGAGTCACCCCTATAACCAGTGTGAAATACAACCTGGAATAAAAATTAGTTCAAGAACTCAAGTATTAGAAGCCATAGTTGAACATATTCAAAAATCAGTTCAAAAAGTGAAGACACAAGAAATTGATGGGAGATGAAAGCaaaaaagttatattttttcaTAGCAGGGAATGAAAAATTGGCATGGCAAATCAGAATGAAGGTAAATAATAAGATTATTCTAGCTCTATTGTGTTTCTAGGCTTTCTAATATATCTTGCTACATGGTTTTCCAAGATGGACGCTTTACAGTTTTTTTCCCCCTTTCGGTCAGCTTTCTCAAATGGCTTTCCAAAAAAAATAAGATTTGGGGAGGACTACTTGAAAAGATGAACGCCAGAAAGAGTGAGAGATTTGAGAAAAAATTGAAATCGGAAGGACAAAACTCAATAGTTCCCTGTGTATTCTCCGAGAACATGTATTGATAGGCAAAGGGCAGCTGAAAAATTATAAAAGGATACTTTTACGGGACCAATACTACCTTCACAAGCTCCAGACCATATACAATTATAATGGCATGAGTTGTTTAGATAAGTTAAAACGATATGAGCTATGACGAAGTCTCAAAATCCTTGGTAAAAATATCAAACTAAAATAAATTAACCACATGCAATACCTGATTGAGCAAAAATGTAGCATCAAACGAACCAAAAACAAAGATAAAAAGAAATGAGCAATTATCAGCACATGTAGAAGAGACAAAAACAGAATGAATAgaataacaaagaagaagaagaaagtggAGCAAGATGGAGCAGAAAAGGGCACACGTGGATATTTAGAGCGTAGTGTGAGGGACGTGCGTATTTACATTTGTACCCTTCGTCGTTCCAAGAAGCTTCACTATCTAGTAAAAACCTGATTAACTTTATGTTTGCACATTCTTTATGTTTCTTTAGAGCGtagtttctttaatttttttttttcttccaaaagcACTTGCATTCAAGCACAAGACACTGCTCTACACAAGATAAACAGAGCCCATAGTCGTTAGCTCAAAAGTGTCAAAAATATATACTCTATAGTGAATTAGTGATAGACTAATCAAAATACTTACTTTGAAAGGAATCTGGTCATGACTTAGTGAGCTTAGTAGGCCAAAACAATGTTGTTCTGCAAAAGAACAGCCAAGATGATGCGAGTACATCATACAATTCACAGAAGTCACGTCGTGTATCATTGCTCTCCTCTTGCCACAACTATGAAGAATTGCAAGAATTGTCCAATATCCTGCAACAATCCAAATCTAATCCGTTACATGAGTAGCACTTCACTATCTCTACCTTTGAAAAAGCACCAACTAAAAGCACGAAGGTCGAAAGTAAAGATCTGCTGCATAGGTTACCCAGTGGCCAGTATCAAAACCTTAACTATTGGATCAGAATATTTAATATTGTCAACCATTAATATATAAATGGTGAAAGAAGAATACAGTCTAGAAACAAACTTAACTTCCAAGTTCCAACTACTGATCAGACAATGCAAAATAGATTGAACGAATAACTAAACCATTTTCCAAGGTACACCGTACTCCTTGCACCACTTAAGACCTATCATAGCTGCCTTTGCCTCGGTCAGATTGCTGCTACCAGTTCCCAGAGATTGCTGGAATGCCATGATCAAATTACCTAGATGATCTCTACAAATTCCACCAGCGTCAATTGGTCCCTCAGTCTTCCTGCTGCCATCTGTGTTCAATCTGAACGAATAAGAGATAAAAATCCGGCAAGTGCCAATTCAAATTGAACTTGCAATTGCTTTCTAACTTTTAACCATTGCAGTTTAAACATCATTTGCATAATACTTGTACAGTCTATTGTTTCCTGTGGTCCGATTAAGTCTTCAAAGTCAGGACTTATAATAAACTGTCTTTTGTTGAtctttaaaaaaaaggaaaataacttACTTTCCAACTCTAATGCGGAACATAAGTAATTTGAAAGGAACCGAATAAAATTGGGGAGCATAAGTACATTACTGCATTTCATTTGGAATATATGTTTAGAGAGACTTTGTGTGTTCTCATTGAGTTCTAAGGACCAGTGATTATTAGGAAGTTGGCACAGTCACATGAGCATATACATGTGAAAATTTCCTTTTCGGCTATCAATATTATTTTCCCTTTGATAAGATGTATTTTCATTATTGAACAGGGGAAAAAAGAATTAAGTTTCACTAACAATAGAAAAGATCACACATGTATCTTTAATATCCAAAATCATGCACCCAAGTGTCTAGTTCCGAACATGCATAGCGAATCGGAGAAATGTACTAACATGCATGTAGGAAACCCGACAAGAGACTATCTAAAAGAACAGAAAACTAACAAATCACCCACTAAGGTCCCATTAGCAACAATCGAATGTATTAAACAATAAAGACTTACAAAAACAAATCAACAAATATATACCAAGCAGAACAAGGAAACAATAAATTCAAAAACAAAAAGCATCCTAGGATAAACCataacataaatacacaaaataaaCAGATTGCCGAAAAACATTGAGAAACAGGGAACTAAAGGGAGAAATCAATGAGAGAACTTATGTTTACCTCCGTGCCTATCATTTTCAGTTCCTCTGTCCTTCGACTTACAACCATTCGACTTTGTCTGATCGCCGTCGTTCTTTTCCTATAATGTTACTTTGAACTGAGCTCTGTTAAACCTGGGTAACTGTTAGAGTAAAGGAAAGGAGAGATGGGTTTGTGGGTTTAATCGTTCAAAAATTTGCAGAGATCCCAAAAAGTAAACCGACTTTTAAGTTATGGAGATGAAAACAATAAACCAAATCGGCTGACCACAATCTCATAGGTATTCCGGTGGTAAAACCGATGACTACACGGCACATAGATGATTTCATGGATTACAAAAATTTCATGAAATAGTATGATTTAAATAAAAGCCATTGAATATATGAAGCAGTAGGACAAAAGAATGAATAGAAGAGTTACTTCATTTGTGGCTTTGCTGATttacacacccccccccccccccccccccctctcttcaATGATTCGAGCCTTTGATGTGAGAACAACACACTCTTAAATTAACTCTTAAAAGCAACTTTTTTGGTTATAACACCCTTCTATTAACATGTAGCAGCTAAGAAGAGACAACACATCAACTTTTACCTTGCAAAcagaatatgtaaaaatctaagAACCCTCTTTCACGTGAATATCCCAACTTAGGTAAACGGGAAAAACTTGAATCACTTTATAAAAGCAGAAAAAAACAAATCTCACCTTCTTTTCCATCACCTCCTCTTTATTCTGGTCATCATCATCTTCCTCGATAATATCTTTGATATCTTCAGATTCATCACCTTAGCAGCTCGCCAGCAAACCATGAGACTGCATGAAGAATTATTTGTCCTGAACAGTTGAGCTACAAAGGAAGaacaatatatcacatcatattCACTTTTCCAATCCAAACAACAACTTATGACGCCATAAATAAAGATTGAATTTGTTGGGACAAATATCAAAGTAAAAGTAGATTAATAGTTAATACTAAAGCTGCTTCCTAAAAGAAGAAATCAgcaacatacccaata
The sequence above is a segment of the Lycium barbarum isolate Lr01 chromosome 6, ASM1917538v2, whole genome shotgun sequence genome. Coding sequences within it:
- the LOC132645201 gene encoding uncharacterized protein LOC132645201 isoform X3; translation: MEKKEKNDGDQTKSNGCKSKDRGTENDRHGDGSRKTEGPIDAGGICRDHLGYWTILAILHSCGKRRAMIHDVTSVNCMMYSHHLGCSFAEQHCFGLLSSLSHDQIPFKVVFHTGYRGDSAIFNYKPTSHINFLQETNFFLNSCLIQVICTSLVVTQRDIQLYIRMRCWSTKAPSFPGGLFYLMIRLIFQELLRGLFAESMS
- the LOC132645201 gene encoding uncharacterized protein LOC132645201 isoform X5 → MEKKEKNDGDQTKSNGCKSKDRGTENDRHGDGSRKTEGPIDAGGICRDHLGYWTILAILHSCGKRRAMIHDVTSVNCMMYSHHLGCSFAEQHCFGLLSSLSHDQIPFKNEVLVNKGSFFPRRLVLLNDQANFSGQASHFSSSLLASFFSGLYKHFFVIVVLMEQRSYCVVYLQKVCLRALITTLKRT
- the LOC132645201 gene encoding uncharacterized protein LOC132645201 isoform X2 gives rise to the protein MEKKEKNDGDQTKSNGCKSKDRGTENDRHGDGSRKTEGPIDAGGICRDHLGYWTILAILHSCGKRRAMIHDVTSVNCMMYSHHLGCSFAEQHCFGLLSSLSHDQIPFKVVFHTGYRGDSAIFNYKPTSHINFLQETNFFLNSCLIQVICTSLVVTQRDIQLYIRMRCWSTKAPSFPGGLFYLMIRLIFQKVCLRALITTLKRT
- the LOC132645201 gene encoding uncharacterized protein LOC132645201 isoform X7, translating into MEKKEKNDGDQTKSNGCKSKDRGTENDRHGDGSRKTEGPIDAGGICRDHLGYWTILAILHSCGKRRAMIHDVTSVNCMMYSHHLGCSFAEQHCFGLLSSLSHDQIPFKVVFHTGYRGDSAIFNYKPTSHINFLQETNFFLNSCLIQVICTSLVVTQRE
- the LOC132645201 gene encoding uncharacterized protein LOC132645201 isoform X1, with the translated sequence MEKKEKNDGDQTKSNGCKSKDRGTENDRHGDGSRKTEGPIDAGGICRDHLGYWTILAILHSCGKRRAMIHDVTSVNCMMYSHHLGCSFAEQHCFGLLSSLSHDQIPFKVVFHTGYRGDSAIFNYKPTSHINFLQETNFFLNSCLIQVICTSLVVTQRDIQLYIRMRCWSTKAPSFPGGLFYLMIRLIFQVKQATSRAHFWLLFFPACINIFL
- the LOC132645201 gene encoding uncharacterized protein LOC132645201 isoform X6, whose product is MEKKEKNDGDQTKSNGCKSKDRGTENDRHGDGSRKTEGPIDAGGICRDHLGYWTILAILHSCGKRRAMIHDVTSVNCMMYSHHLGCSFAEQHCFGLLSSLSHDQIPFKNEVLVNKGSFFPRRLVLLNDQANFSGQASHFSSSLLASFFSGLYKHFFVIVVLMEQRKYVLEP
- the LOC132645201 gene encoding uncharacterized protein LOC132645201 isoform X4 is translated as MEKKEKNDGDQTKSNGCKSKDRGTENDRHGDGSRKTEGPIDAGGICRDHLGYWTILAILHSCGKRRAMIHDVTSVNCMMYSHHLGCSFAEQHCFGLLSSLSHDQIPFKVVFHTGYRGDSAIFNYKPTSHINFLQETNFFLNSCLIQVICTSLVVTQRGNHGNSFAACCLPNYNCLFGNVALLLLRHQSQIFNYILE